The Apium graveolens cultivar Ventura chromosome 11, ASM990537v1, whole genome shotgun sequence genome has a window encoding:
- the LOC141695821 gene encoding uncharacterized protein LOC141695821, with protein sequence MDRQTWMYKISHVDENYIKGVNEFISCALKCQDMKEKELGYKDLISCPCHICGNLKFFSDINIVEDHLFRNGFKRNYTKWIWHGEVVDSRGTYHKNYEDDGDSMTNNEEDDLVNDRVEEMIQDVEDQFIHQPDILENLVRDSKKLLYPGCNNEYTRLSTTLKLCKMKVKNGWTDRSFTELLKLLRDILPPNNELPTSIYEAKKILCPMDAKHLRWHVEGRKSDGMLRHPSDSPQWRTIDGKFPEFGSNARNLRLGLCADGMNPYRTLSYNHSTWPVLLSIYNLPPWLCMKWKYIMLVLLVSGPKEPGNNIDVYLQPLIEDLNLMWDKGVTVFDSYSQSNFNLRAMIFCTISDFPGYGNLSGYPIKGAKACPICEEDTNTHHLNNCKKNVYMNYRRFLPLDHPYRKRKRSFDGHVETREARLPLTGLQTFEKFKDLNVIFGKFYKRPQENIWKKKSIFWELPYWKHLQVRHSLDLMHIEKNVCESIIGTLLNIPGKTKDGIKARLDMKEMGIRKELAPQESTKHSYLPPACFTLSRKEKISFCKCLSSVKAPHGYSSNIKKLVSMKDLKLVGLKSHDCHVLMQQLLPVAIRGILPKHVRFVITRLCFFFNAICSKVIDPDLLDKLQADIIVTLCQFEMYFSFSFFDIMVHLVVHLVREVKLCGPLYLRHMYPFERFLCTLKGYVKNRYRPEGSIVEAYSIEEAIEFCTEYLASEHPIGIPRSRHEGRLEGYGTLGVKMISHGAELLDRAHLFVLQHMTEVNAYLEEHKTQIRQKNRSKNHMWVMKEHIRSFSGWFKERVMCTLPQMLGLISNTVKWLAYGPSVLVRSYESYDVNGYTFYTQHQDDKSAMQNSGVCVEVSSTEITRGGNNQARDVKKSYYGFIEEIWELDYTYFKVALFKCKWFDIRRGVREDELGFTLVDLSRFGHQDDPFILATQVKQVFYIQDPVDSKYSIIIQGKRRILGIDDVVDEDEYNQFDENPPFSTGLPTSYKDESFDTSYARNDHDEGMWID encoded by the exons ATGGATCGCCAAACTTGGATGTACAAGATCTCCCATGTTGATGAGAATTATATTAAGGGTGTTAATGAGTTTATTTCATGCGCGTTGAAATGCCAGGATATGAAAGAGAAGGAACTTGGTTACAAAGACTTGATTTCTTGTCCGTGTCATATATGTGGTAACTTGAAATTTTTTTCAGACATTAACATAGTGGAAGACCATCTATTTCGTAATGGTTTTAAAAGGAATTATACGAAGTGGATTTGGCATGGTGAGGTCGTGGATTCTAGAGGAACTTACCATAAAAATTATGAAGATGACGGAGATAGCATGACCAACAATGAGGAAGATGATTTGGTAAATGATAGAGTAGAGGAGATGATACAAGATGTAGAAGACCAATTTATTCACCAACCAGATATTCTTGAGAACTTAGTCCGCGATTCGAAGAAACTTTTATATCCCGGGTGTAACAATGAATACACTAGGTTGTCAACAACATTGAAGTTGTGTAAAATGAAAGTGAAGAACGGGTGGACTGATAGAAGTTTTACAGAGTTGTTAAAACTTTTGCGAGACATACTTCCTCCAAATAATGAGCTTCCTACTTCTATATACGAGGCTAAAAAGATATTATGTCCCATGG ATGCAAAGCATTTAAGGTGGCATGTCGAAGGGAGGAAATCAGATGGGATGCTTAGACATCCAAGTGACTCTCCACAATGGAGAACTATTGATGGAAAGTTTCCTGAATTTGGTTCTAATGCTAGGAATTTACGACTTGGACTTTGTGCGGATGGTATGAATCCATATCGAACTTTAAGTTATAATCATAGCACTTGGCCAGTTCTTCTCTCGATTTATAATTTGCCTCCTTGGTTGTGCATGAAGTGGAAGTATATAATGTTGGTCTTGCTAGTCTCTGGACCTAAAGAACCAGGAAATAATATAGATGTTTATCTTCAACCGCTTATTGAAGATTTGAACTTGATGTGGGACAAAGGTGTGACAGTATTTGATTCCTATAGTCAATCAAATTTTAATTTGCGTGCCATGATATTTTGCACCATAAGTGACTTCCCGGGTTATGGAAACCTATCGGGGTACCCTATCAAAGGAGCTAAAGCATGCCCAATATGTGAAGAAGATACAAACACCCACCACTTAAATAACTGCAAGAAAAATGTTTATATGAATTATCGAAGATTTCTTCCTCTTGATCACCCTTATCGTAAGAGAAAGAGGTCTTTTGATGGACATGTCGAGACTCGAGAAGCTCGTTTGCCTTTAACTGGATTGCAGACATTTGAGAAGTTTAAAGATCTTAATGTTATATTTGGGAAGTTCTATAAAAGGCCACAGGAGAATATTTGGAAGAAAAAGTCTATATTTTGGGAGCTTCCATACTGGAAACACTTGCAGGTTAGACATAGTCTCGATCTAATGCATATTGAGAAAAATGTCTGTGAAAGTATTATTGGAACATTGTTAAATATACCAGGAAAGACAAAGGATGGGATCAAGGCTAGACTAGACATGAAAGAAATGGGAATACGAAAGGAGTTAGCACCACAAGAGTCTACCAAGCATTCATATCTACCTCCAGCTTGTTTTACCTTGTCCAGAAAAGAGAAAATTAGCTTTTGCAAGTGTTTATCTAGTGTGAAAGCTCCTCATGGATATTCTTCAAATATCAAAAAACTAGTATCCATGAAGGATTTGAAACTAGTGGGTTTAAAATCACATGACTGTCATGTATTAATGCAACAGTTACTACCAGTCGCAATTCGAGGCATACTACCTAAGCATGTGAGATTTGTTATCACAAGACTTTGTTTCTTCTTTAATGCAATATGCAGCAAAGTGATTGATCCCGATTTGTTGGATAAATTACAAGCTGATATTATAGTTACACTCTGCCAGTTCGAGATGtatttttcattttcattttttgacATCATGGTGCACTTAGTGGTTCATTTAGTGAGAGAGGTCAAATTGTGTGGTCCTCTATACTTGCGCCACATGTATCCCTTCGAGAGATTTTTGTGTACGTTGAAAGGATATGTGAAGAACCGATACCGGCCTGAAGGTAGTATAGTAGAAGCATATTCTATAGAGGAGGCAATTGAATTTTGCACAGAGTATTTAGCAAGTGAGCATCCTATTGGAATTCCAAGATCTCGTCATGAGGGTAGACTTGAAGGTTATGGTACATTGGGCGTGAAGATGATCTCTCATGGTGCTGAGTTACTAGATAGAGCTCATCTCTTTGTCCTACAACATATGACAGAAGTTAATGCTTATCTAGAGGAACATAAAACTCAAATTAGGCAGAAAAATCGGTCTAAGAATCATATGTGGGTAATGAAAGAACACATTCGCTCATTCAGTGGATGGTTTAAAGAGAGAGTAATGTGTACCCTACCACAAATGCTTGGTTTGATATCTAATACAGTAAAGTGGTTGGCATATGGCCCAAGCGTGCTTGTGAGGTCTTATGAAAGTTATGATGTTAATGGTTACACTTTCTATACCCAACATCAAGATGACAAGAGTGCTATGCAAAATAGTGGAGTATGTGTGGAAGTTTCATCAACAGAAATTACTAGAGGCGGTAACAATCAAGCACGAGATGTGAAAAAATCATATTATGggtttattgaagaaatttgggagCTTGATTATACATATTTCAAGGTTGCTCTATTCAAATGTAAATGGTTTGATATTCGACGTGGTGTCCGAGAGGATGAGTTAGGTTTCACTTTGGTAGACTTAAGTCGCTTTGGTCATCAAGATGACCCATTCATACTCGCAACACAAGTGAAACAAGTATTTTATATTCAAGACCCTGTTGATTCTAAATATTCGATTATTATTCAAGGAAAGAGACGTATTCTCGGTATTGATGATGTTGTAGATGAAGATGAGTACAACCAATTTGACGAGAATCCACCTTTCTCCACGGGGCTGCCTACCTCGTATAAGGATGAGAGTTTTGATACAAGTTATGCACGAAATGACCATGATGAAGGAATGTGGATTGATTAA